In Aliiglaciecola sp. LCG003, a genomic segment contains:
- the typA gene encoding translational GTPase TypA, with the protein MLSHDIKKLRNIAIIAHVDHGKTTLVDKLLQQSGTLESRGEVEERVMDSNDIEKERGITILAKNTAINWNDYRINIVDTPGHADFGGEVERVMSMADSVLLLVDAQEGPMPQTRFVTQKAFAQGLKPIVVINKIDKPGARPDWVMDQVFDLFDNLGATDDQLDFEVVYASALNGWASRDADVKSDDMTPLFQTIVDVVEAPNADPDGPFQMQISQLDYNSYVGVIGIGRITRGRVKPNQQVTVVMADGSKRNAKVGQVQGYLGLARHEVDAAQAGDIIAITGLGELKISDTICDPSKVEALPQLSVDEPTVTMTFQVNTSPFAGKEGKYVTSRNILERLQNELVHNVALRVEETTDPDKFRVSGRGELHLGILIENMRREGYELAVSRPEVILREVDGVTHEPFETVTIDVEEQHQGSIMEQIGLRKGELTNMSPDGKGRIRLDFMIPSRGLIGFQTDFMTMTSGSGLIYHSFDHYGPHKGGNIGQRKNGVLIANATGKALTNALFNLQERGRLFIGHGVEVYEGMVIGIHSRDNDLTVNALKGKQLTNVRASGTDEAQTLVPPVRMTLEQALEFIDNDELVEVTPISTRIRKKLLTENERKRAGRSKE; encoded by the coding sequence ATTTTGTCACACGATATCAAAAAGTTACGCAACATTGCAATCATAGCTCACGTTGACCACGGTAAAACGACTTTGGTTGATAAATTGTTGCAGCAATCCGGCACCTTGGAAAGTCGCGGTGAAGTTGAAGAGCGCGTGATGGATTCTAACGACATCGAAAAAGAGCGTGGAATTACCATTCTTGCAAAAAATACTGCGATCAACTGGAACGATTACCGCATTAACATTGTAGACACCCCAGGACACGCCGACTTCGGTGGAGAAGTGGAGCGTGTAATGTCGATGGCGGATTCTGTTTTATTGTTAGTAGACGCTCAAGAAGGCCCAATGCCACAGACTCGCTTTGTAACGCAAAAAGCATTTGCTCAAGGCCTAAAACCTATCGTAGTTATCAACAAAATTGATAAGCCTGGTGCTCGTCCTGATTGGGTTATGGATCAAGTTTTTGATTTGTTTGACAACCTTGGGGCAACTGACGACCAACTTGACTTTGAAGTGGTTTACGCATCAGCACTAAACGGTTGGGCGTCTCGTGACGCGGACGTTAAATCTGACGATATGACGCCACTGTTCCAAACTATCGTCGATGTAGTTGAAGCACCAAATGCGGATCCAGATGGTCCTTTCCAAATGCAAATTTCTCAACTTGATTACAACTCATATGTTGGTGTAATCGGTATAGGCCGTATAACTCGCGGCCGCGTCAAGCCTAACCAGCAAGTAACAGTAGTTATGGCTGATGGTAGTAAGCGAAATGCTAAAGTAGGTCAGGTACAAGGTTACCTTGGTTTGGCTCGTCATGAAGTTGATGCTGCACAAGCTGGCGATATCATCGCAATAACAGGTTTGGGCGAACTTAAAATTTCAGACACTATCTGTGATCCGAGTAAAGTAGAAGCGCTACCTCAGTTATCAGTTGATGAACCAACTGTAACCATGACTTTCCAAGTCAACACTTCTCCTTTCGCAGGAAAAGAAGGTAAGTATGTTACTTCTAGAAATATTCTAGAGCGTCTTCAAAACGAATTAGTACATAACGTAGCATTGCGAGTTGAAGAAACGACCGATCCTGATAAATTCCGTGTTTCTGGTCGTGGTGAATTACACCTAGGCATATTAATCGAAAATATGCGTCGTGAAGGCTATGAGCTTGCCGTTTCTCGTCCCGAAGTAATTCTTCGTGAAGTAGATGGTGTTACTCACGAACCCTTTGAAACAGTAACTATTGATGTTGAAGAACAGCATCAGGGTTCAATCATGGAACAAATTGGTTTACGTAAAGGTGAACTCACTAACATGTCTCCTGATGGTAAAGGCCGTATCCGTTTAGACTTTATGATCCCTAGCCGTGGCTTGATAGGTTTCCAAACAGATTTCATGACAATGACCTCTGGTTCAGGCTTGATTTATCACTCATTTGATCATTACGGACCGCATAAAGGTGGCAATATTGGTCAACGTAAAAACGGTGTATTGATTGCCAATGCAACGGGTAAAGCACTAACAAATGCCTTATTCAACTTACAAGAACGTGGCCGCCTATTTATTGGACACGGTGTTGAAGTTTATGAAGGTATGGTTATCGGTATCCACAGTCGTGATAACGATTTAACTGTTAACGCATTGAAAGGTAAGCAGTTAACTAACGTACGTGCTTCTGGAACTGATGAGGCCCAAACTTTGGTGCCACCGGTTAGAATGACATTGGAACAAGCTTTGGAGTTTATCGATAACGATGAACTTGTAGAAGTGACTCCAATCAGTACTCGTATCCGTAAGAAGCTTCTAACAGAAAATGAAAGAAAGCGTGCGGGTCGATCAAAAGAATAG
- a CDS encoding biopolymer transporter ExbD, giving the protein MKKKPVTLMDQESNIDMTSMLDIVFILLIFFIVTTSFTKERGLDINRPVASSISGGANLTIHIQQDGSIRMDNRLIELERVVANMQLLLSENNTNSLSVFAHPKAKHGVVMAVMNNAKLAEIERISVLIAKNT; this is encoded by the coding sequence ATGAAAAAGAAGCCGGTTACGTTGATGGACCAAGAAAGTAATATTGATATGACTTCAATGCTAGACATTGTATTTATCTTACTAATCTTCTTTATTGTGACCACTTCCTTCACAAAAGAGCGAGGCTTGGATATCAATAGACCCGTTGCTTCCTCAATTTCCGGAGGCGCCAATCTGACTATTCACATTCAACAAGATGGTTCCATTCGAATGGATAATCGCTTGATTGAATTGGAACGAGTGGTAGCCAATATGCAGTTATTATTATCTGAAAATAATACTAATAGTTTGTCTGTATTTGCTCACCCGAAGGCTAAACACGGTGTGGTAATGGCCGTTATGAATAATGCTAAACTGGCGGAAATTGAGCGTATATCAGTACTAATCGCCAAGAATACCTAG
- a CDS encoding RNA-binding protein, which translates to MKSPSILNLILTVIVAVAAYFLLPDDLMSVQLAFVIGIVIGGIIIPQISKIISEAPTESLTISNTTTTLYVGNLPYKANEQSVSEHFASYGNVASVRLMKDRRTGKRKGYGFVEVDSKNADKMIHKLNDTEFQERTLKVRLAKEKVEEE; encoded by the coding sequence ATGAAATCTCCTTCTATATTAAATCTTATTCTTACAGTCATTGTTGCAGTTGCTGCATACTTTCTTTTGCCTGATGACCTTATGTCCGTTCAACTCGCTTTTGTAATTGGTATTGTGATTGGTGGAATTATCATTCCGCAAATATCCAAAATCATTAGCGAAGCACCTACTGAGTCGTTAACCATTAGCAACACAACGACAACTTTATATGTAGGTAACCTTCCTTATAAAGCGAATGAGCAATCAGTCAGTGAGCATTTTGCCTCTTACGGAAATGTTGCTTCTGTGCGTCTAATGAAAGATCGTAGAACCGGCAAGCGCAAAGGTTACGGCTTCGTTGAAGTAGATAGTAAGAATGCGGATAAAATGATCCACAAGCTTAATGACACTGAATTTCAAGAAAGAACCTTAAAGGTTCGTTTAGCAAAAGAGAAAGTTGAAGAAGAATAA
- the glnL gene encoding nitrogen regulation protein NR(II), with protein sequence MIEKLEYLLDSLATAVIVIDDKLRICYANLSAQSVLELSDNQLVGFPVSQFISHDSLSLDRLGAALKSHEGFSDSEILLAFCDGRHILADVTVTCFERNNSEGLSIEVKAIDQQKRISQESQQWAQQQAARELVRGLAHEIKNPLGGIRGAAQLLEKQLHSFELEEFTQVIIEQSDRLSNLVDRLLGPNSPPNFQWCNIHQVLEKIRTLVQLDSAYNIEIQRDYDPSIPDMKIDQDMLQQAVLNMVRNSVQVLSEQTYPGEILIKSRIKRQLTIHGVKHPLVAQIKVIDNGPGIPEEIKDTLFYPMVTGKSNGTGLGLSIAQTLIDHHRGKIDVESWPGHTEFKIYLPIDKKESTS encoded by the coding sequence TTGATTGAAAAACTAGAATATCTACTAGACAGCCTAGCCACTGCGGTTATTGTCATCGACGACAAGTTGAGAATTTGTTACGCAAACTTATCGGCCCAATCGGTGTTAGAGTTAAGTGACAATCAATTAGTTGGCTTTCCGGTTAGTCAATTCATCTCACATGACAGCCTATCCTTAGACCGGCTAGGGGCCGCTTTAAAGAGTCATGAAGGCTTTTCTGACAGCGAAATACTATTAGCTTTTTGTGACGGCCGTCATATTCTTGCCGATGTAACCGTTACCTGTTTCGAGCGTAATAATAGTGAAGGCCTGTCCATTGAAGTTAAGGCTATCGACCAACAAAAGCGTATCAGTCAAGAAAGTCAGCAATGGGCTCAACAACAAGCCGCACGCGAACTGGTACGAGGGTTGGCCCACGAAATTAAGAACCCATTAGGGGGAATTCGTGGCGCCGCGCAATTACTTGAAAAACAACTGCATAGTTTTGAACTAGAGGAATTCACCCAGGTTATCATTGAGCAATCTGATCGCCTAAGCAATTTAGTCGACCGTCTTTTAGGGCCAAACTCACCGCCCAATTTTCAATGGTGCAACATCCATCAAGTTCTCGAAAAAATTCGAACTTTGGTACAACTTGATTCAGCCTACAATATTGAAATACAAAGAGATTACGACCCAAGTATTCCGGATATGAAGATTGATCAAGATATGCTTCAGCAAGCGGTGTTGAATATGGTCCGCAATAGTGTGCAAGTCTTGTCTGAGCAAACTTATCCAGGTGAGATTTTAATTAAAAGCCGGATAAAGCGGCAACTGACCATTCATGGCGTTAAACATCCATTAGTTGCCCAAATCAAAGTAATTGATAACGGACCAGGCATTCCCGAAGAAATAAAGGACACCTTGTTTTACCCCATGGTCACTGGCAAATCAAATGGCACAGGATTAGGACTATCAATCGCGCAAACTCTTATTGATCATCACAGGGGGAAGATTGACGTGGAAAGCTGGCCTGGTCATACCGAATTCAAAATATATTTACCAATAGATAAAAAGGAATCTACTTCATGA
- a CDS encoding GNAT family N-acetyltransferase codes for MISNNKQNALTLPTMQKQSFPILTTQRLKLNQLLVSDRDALFAIFSDPKVIEHYDVEKFTKIEEADNLVSYFDARFESDTGIRWAIRDNESGTLVGTCGFTHWNQYDHSAVIGYELSPDCWGKGIAFEAVSSIIEFILSEQFHFYVHRIEALALPSNLPSQKLLKKLGFEFEGTLRGKCYWNGDFHDMDMFGLLRKQ; via the coding sequence GTGATAAGTAATAATAAGCAAAATGCCTTAACCTTACCTACCATGCAAAAACAAAGCTTCCCCATTTTGACCACACAGCGCTTAAAGCTCAATCAGTTGCTTGTCAGCGATCGTGATGCCTTATTTGCTATATTCTCTGATCCTAAAGTCATAGAACACTATGATGTGGAGAAATTCACTAAGATAGAAGAGGCTGATAACCTAGTATCTTATTTTGATGCTAGGTTTGAAAGCGACACTGGTATTCGTTGGGCCATTCGTGACAACGAGTCTGGCACATTAGTTGGCACTTGTGGATTTACCCATTGGAATCAATATGATCATAGTGCTGTTATAGGCTATGAATTATCTCCGGATTGCTGGGGAAAGGGTATCGCATTTGAGGCTGTTTCGAGCATTATTGAGTTTATCCTATCAGAACAGTTTCATTTCTACGTACACCGCATCGAAGCACTTGCTCTGCCAAGTAACCTACCTTCACAAAAGCTATTAAAAAAACTCGGCTTCGAATTTGAAGGCACCTTAAGAGGTAAGTGTTACTGGAATGGTGACTTCCACGATATGGATATGTTTGGTTTGTTACGTAAACAATAA
- a CDS encoding transposase, which produces MPLARKRQISLSDTSYYHCVSRCVRRAFLCGEDELTGKTYEHRRQWVEDRLLFLTTAFAIEVCAYAVMSNHTHVVLHVNCDKAKLWSDKEIAQRWHMLHKGTLLSQTLANKQASVFTDAEKITLHSTLSVYRSRLTDISWFMRELNEPIARQANQEDNCTGHFWEGRFKSQALLDEHALAACMVYVDLNPIRAKMATTPESSKHTSVKRRINDFKKGYQPSTLMPFVGNPRQPQPQGLMFDLIDYMKLVDLSGRSIAPNKRGAIDIYESPILQRLGLDEHTWQNMFLEFETTFSVAAGQSDTLKRYKRKRRQKNSLG; this is translated from the coding sequence ATGCCACTGGCAAGGAAGCGCCAAATCAGTCTCTCAGACACATCTTACTATCACTGTGTATCTCGCTGTGTTCGACGTGCCTTTTTGTGTGGGGAAGATGAACTGACGGGGAAAACCTATGAGCATCGTCGCCAGTGGGTAGAAGACAGGTTGTTGTTCTTGACTACAGCCTTTGCAATCGAAGTGTGTGCTTATGCTGTCATGAGCAATCATACCCATGTGGTATTGCATGTTAATTGTGACAAAGCAAAACTCTGGTCGGATAAAGAGATTGCGCAGCGCTGGCACATGCTTCACAAGGGTACCTTGCTCTCACAAACCCTAGCAAATAAGCAAGCATCAGTGTTCACCGACGCTGAAAAAATTACACTCCATTCAACCTTGTCGGTTTATCGAAGTCGATTAACCGATATTAGTTGGTTCATGCGAGAATTGAATGAGCCTATAGCCCGGCAAGCCAATCAAGAAGATAACTGTACCGGTCACTTCTGGGAAGGACGATTCAAATCACAAGCTCTGTTAGATGAACATGCATTGGCAGCTTGTATGGTGTACGTAGATTTAAACCCTATACGAGCGAAGATGGCAACCACCCCAGAGTCATCTAAACACACCAGTGTGAAACGCCGTATAAACGATTTTAAGAAAGGTTATCAACCATCTACGTTAATGCCCTTTGTCGGCAACCCTAGGCAGCCACAACCGCAAGGGTTAATGTTCGATTTAATCGACTATATGAAATTGGTTGACCTATCTGGTCGCAGTATTGCACCTAACAAACGAGGCGCAATTGATATTTATGAATCGCCCATATTGCAGCGCTTAGGGCTAGATGAACACACTTGGCAAAATATGTTTTTAGAGTTTGAAACCACGTTTAGCGTGGCTGCTGGGCAATCAGACACCTTGAAACGATACAAGCGAAAACGTCGGCAAAAGAATTCATTAGGCTAA
- the glnG gene encoding nitrogen regulation protein NR(I) has protein sequence MSAEPVWVVDDDSSIRWVLQKALQSAQISCFSFENPEDLLLQLRSGQTPEVIVSDIRMPQMDGMTLLKEVHKDYPDIPIIIMTAHSDLDSAVNAYQSGAFEYLPKPFDIDEAVSLVQRALAHSREKSSVTPQQPELKDTEIIGEAPAMQEVFRAIGRLSRSSISVLINGQSGTGKELVAQALHRHSPRKNQTFIALNMAAIPADLIESELFGHEKGAFTGAQAARQGRFEQADGGTLFLDEIGDMPLDVQTRLLRVLADGQFYRVGGHNPVKVDVRIIAATHQNLEQRVAEGKFREDLYHRLNVIKIHIPQLSERREDIPILARHFLQRAAKELDVEAKSLSKEAASILMHLPWHGNVRQLENMCRWLTVMASGQEVLVDDLPPEINALPTTAQSINAEGDWQTLLATWADKQLMLGRSNILEQATHDFEKIMLERALQYTNGHKQEAAKKLGWGRNTLTRKLKELDM, from the coding sequence ATGAGTGCTGAACCAGTTTGGGTCGTGGATGACGACAGTTCAATTCGTTGGGTTTTACAAAAGGCGCTGCAATCGGCACAGATTTCATGTTTTAGTTTCGAGAACCCAGAAGATCTTTTACTGCAGTTGCGCTCTGGACAAACACCCGAAGTAATAGTGTCGGATATTCGAATGCCACAAATGGATGGGATGACTTTACTCAAAGAAGTGCATAAGGACTATCCAGATATTCCGATCATCATCATGACAGCTCATTCTGATTTAGACAGTGCGGTCAACGCCTACCAAAGCGGCGCATTTGAGTACTTACCTAAGCCATTCGATATCGATGAGGCGGTTAGTTTAGTTCAGCGAGCATTGGCTCATTCTCGAGAGAAATCTTCAGTCACTCCGCAACAGCCAGAGCTAAAAGATACCGAAATTATTGGTGAAGCGCCGGCCATGCAGGAAGTTTTCAGGGCAATTGGCCGTTTGTCACGTTCGAGTATTAGTGTGTTGATCAATGGTCAATCAGGCACAGGTAAAGAATTGGTAGCCCAAGCGCTTCACCGTCATAGCCCCCGCAAAAATCAAACTTTTATAGCCTTAAATATGGCCGCTATTCCGGCTGATTTAATTGAATCAGAATTATTTGGCCATGAAAAAGGCGCTTTCACCGGTGCCCAAGCTGCCCGACAAGGACGATTTGAACAGGCAGATGGCGGCACTTTATTTTTGGACGAAATCGGTGATATGCCCCTTGATGTCCAGACTCGTTTATTACGAGTATTAGCCGATGGGCAATTCTATCGTGTTGGTGGACATAATCCAGTCAAAGTCGACGTGCGTATAATCGCCGCCACACACCAAAATTTAGAGCAGCGTGTCGCAGAAGGCAAATTCCGTGAAGATCTCTATCATCGATTAAATGTCATTAAGATTCATATCCCCCAATTAAGTGAACGCCGAGAAGATATCCCCATCCTAGCAAGACACTTTTTACAGCGCGCGGCGAAAGAGTTGGACGTCGAAGCCAAATCTTTAAGTAAAGAAGCAGCCAGTATCCTGATGCATCTGCCTTGGCATGGCAATGTTAGGCAACTGGAAAATATGTGTCGTTGGTTAACGGTAATGGCCAGTGGACAAGAGGTTTTAGTTGACGATTTACCGCCTGAGATTAATGCTCTGCCAACCACAGCTCAAAGTATTAATGCAGAAGGGGATTGGCAAACGCTGTTAGCAACTTGGGCAGATAAACAACTTATGTTGGGCCGCTCGAATATATTGGAGCAAGCGACTCATGATTTTGAAAAAATCATGCTTGAGCGAGCACTGCAGTATACTAATGGGCATAAGCAAGAAGCGGCTAAAAAGCTAGGTTGGGGGCGTAATACACTGACACGAAAACTCAAAGAGCTAGATATGTAG
- the parE gene encoding DNA topoisomerase IV subunit B: protein MSNQYNSDAIEVLNGLDPVKRRPGMYTDTTRPNHLSQEVIDNSVDEALAGHASNIKVTLFEDQSIEVTDDGRGMPVDIHAEEGISGVELIMTKLHAGGKFSNNNYQFSGGLHGVGISVVNALSNRVEVGIRRDGNVYRMAFENGDKVEELQIVDSCGKRNTGTTVKFWPNPIYFDSAKFSVTKLLHVLRAKAVLCPGLRIKFDNKINKEVKEWHYEDGLRDYLYQSVSEFETLPEDAPFVGKFSGNNEAADWAVMWLPEGGDMVTESYVNLIPTAQGGTHVNGLRQGLLESMREFCEFRNLLPRGVKLSPEDIWDRCAYILSTKMQDPQFAGQTKERLSSRQAAAFVSGIVKDAFSLWLNQHTDIADALAEMCINNAQKRLRQSKKVARKKVTQGPALPGKLTDCTNQDIERSELFLVEGDSAGGSAKQARDRVFQAIMPLRGKILNSWEVDSSQVLASQEIHDISVALGIDPDSDDLSALRYGKICILADADSDGLHIATLLCALFVKHFRTLVNRGHVYVAMPPLFRIDVGKEVYYALDEGEKQGILDRIVAEKKRGKVNVQRFKGLGEMNPMQLRETTMDPNTRRLVQLTEGDAEQMLELMDMLLSKKRAPDRKIWLESKGNMAEV from the coding sequence ATGTCAAATCAATATAATTCTGATGCTATTGAAGTCCTTAACGGTTTAGATCCGGTTAAACGCCGTCCTGGTATGTACACCGATACCACCCGACCCAACCATTTGAGTCAAGAAGTAATAGACAACAGTGTCGATGAAGCTTTGGCGGGGCATGCGTCAAATATTAAAGTTACCCTGTTTGAAGATCAGTCTATCGAAGTGACTGATGATGGTCGAGGCATGCCGGTCGACATTCACGCTGAGGAAGGTATTTCCGGCGTTGAATTGATCATGACCAAATTACATGCCGGTGGTAAGTTTTCAAATAACAACTATCAATTTTCTGGTGGTTTGCATGGTGTGGGTATTTCGGTTGTAAATGCCCTTTCAAATCGAGTTGAAGTGGGTATTCGCCGAGATGGCAACGTCTATCGGATGGCCTTTGAAAATGGCGACAAAGTTGAAGAGTTGCAAATTGTAGATAGTTGTGGAAAACGAAACACTGGCACCACGGTTAAGTTTTGGCCGAATCCTATATATTTTGATTCTGCTAAGTTTTCAGTTACTAAACTTCTGCATGTTCTACGTGCCAAGGCTGTTCTTTGTCCAGGCTTGCGCATCAAGTTTGACAATAAAATTAATAAAGAAGTTAAAGAGTGGCATTATGAAGATGGCTTAAGAGACTATCTTTATCAGTCGGTCAGTGAGTTTGAAACCTTACCCGAAGATGCTCCTTTTGTTGGAAAATTTTCTGGAAATAATGAAGCGGCCGATTGGGCAGTTATGTGGTTACCAGAAGGTGGTGACATGGTGACTGAAAGTTACGTTAATTTGATCCCCACCGCTCAAGGCGGAACTCATGTTAACGGTTTACGACAAGGCTTGCTCGAGTCAATGCGAGAGTTTTGTGAGTTCAGGAATTTGCTGCCCCGCGGAGTGAAGCTGTCTCCAGAAGATATCTGGGATCGTTGTGCCTATATTCTATCTACTAAAATGCAAGATCCACAGTTCGCAGGCCAAACCAAAGAACGTTTGTCATCTAGACAAGCTGCAGCATTCGTATCAGGTATTGTTAAAGACGCATTTAGCTTATGGTTGAACCAACATACTGACATCGCTGATGCCTTAGCCGAGATGTGTATTAACAATGCACAGAAGCGACTTCGTCAAAGTAAAAAGGTTGCCCGTAAGAAAGTCACTCAGGGCCCAGCCTTACCAGGCAAGCTGACTGATTGTACTAACCAAGATATTGAACGCTCAGAGTTATTCTTAGTAGAAGGTGATTCTGCTGGTGGTTCTGCAAAGCAAGCCCGAGATAGGGTTTTTCAAGCGATTATGCCCCTCAGAGGTAAAATATTAAATAGCTGGGAAGTGGACTCATCACAGGTATTAGCATCCCAAGAAATTCATGACATATCCGTGGCATTGGGAATCGATCCAGACTCAGATGACTTGTCAGCGCTACGTTATGGCAAAATTTGTATTCTGGCTGATGCTGACTCAGACGGTTTGCATATCGCCACCTTGCTGTGCGCCTTATTTGTTAAACATTTTAGAACTTTGGTAAATCGTGGACATGTTTATGTCGCGATGCCGCCGTTGTTTAGAATAGATGTTGGTAAAGAAGTTTACTATGCGCTGGATGAAGGTGAAAAGCAGGGGATATTAGATCGTATTGTGGCTGAGAAAAAACGAGGCAAAGTGAATGTGCAACGCTTTAAAGGCCTGGGCGAAATGAATCCTATGCAGTTACGAGAGACCACTATGGACCCAAATACTCGTCGATTGGTTCAACTGACTGAAGGTGATGCGGAGCAAATGTTAGAGTTAATGGATATGTTGCTATCCAAGAAGCGTGCGCCGGATCGTAAAATTTGGTTGGAATCTAAAGGGAACATGGCCGAAGTGTAA
- a CDS encoding DUF4124 domain-containing protein has translation MKILFVVSIALVAALANAGTLYKIVNSDGSVTYTDSPQAGAVEVNMEHSNSAVMPSLSANSNAAQKRLAKAQPSYQLSISSPSDQETIRNNLGKVSVTAKISPIGNGKFQLYLDGTLAQTSPAPSFQLQDVDRGEHSIQVKFVSHKGKILASSQSIVFFLHQASILINSN, from the coding sequence ATGAAAATACTTTTTGTTGTTTCAATTGCGCTAGTTGCAGCCCTGGCTAATGCCGGGACATTATATAAAATCGTTAATTCTGACGGGTCAGTTACCTATACTGATTCGCCCCAAGCTGGTGCCGTGGAAGTTAATATGGAGCACAGTAACAGTGCCGTGATGCCCTCGTTATCAGCAAATAGCAACGCAGCGCAAAAACGTCTAGCTAAAGCACAACCCTCATACCAACTTTCAATCTCTTCGCCGTCCGATCAAGAAACCATTCGCAATAATTTAGGCAAGGTGAGTGTCACGGCAAAAATATCACCAATCGGTAATGGCAAGTTCCAATTGTATTTGGACGGAACACTGGCACAGACGAGTCCAGCCCCTTCATTTCAGTTACAAGATGTTGACCGTGGAGAGCATTCTATTCAGGTCAAATTTGTAAGCCATAAAGGCAAGATCCTTGCATCTTCTCAATCAATTGTTTTCTTTTTGCATCAAGCATCGATTCTGATTAACTCAAACTAG
- the glnA gene encoding glutamate--ammonia ligase produces the protein MSVEKALDLIKESDAKFIDLRFTDTKGKEQHVSIPTHQVNDDFFEEGKMFDGSSIAGWKGINESDMVLMPDPDTAVLDPFAEETQINIRCDILEPSTMQGYERDPRSVARRAEEYLKSTGIGDEVYFGPEPEFFLFDDVKFHTDMAGSFYKIDSAEAKWNSGADFEGGNMAHRPGVKGGYFPVPPVDSAHDTRAAMCMVMEEMGLTVEAHHHEVATAGQNEIACLFNTLVKKADEIQIYKYVVHNVAHAYGQTATFMPKPLVGDNGSGMHCHQSISKDGKNVFAGDKYAGMSEEALFYIGGIIKHARAINAFANASTNSYKRLVPGFEAPVMLAYSARNRSASIRIPHVTSERARRIEVRFPDPTANPYLAFSAMLMAGLDGIKNKIHPGDSMDKDLYDLPAEEAAEIPTVASSLEQALDALDTDREFLTAGGVMTDDMIDAYIDLKREEVTLLAMTTHPIEFDMYYSV, from the coding sequence ATGTCAGTAGAAAAGGCTTTAGACCTTATCAAAGAAAGCGATGCGAAATTCATCGACTTACGTTTTACCGATACCAAAGGTAAAGAGCAACACGTATCCATTCCAACTCATCAAGTAAATGATGATTTTTTCGAAGAAGGTAAAATGTTTGACGGTTCGTCCATTGCCGGATGGAAAGGGATCAATGAATCTGACATGGTGTTAATGCCTGATCCAGACACAGCCGTACTTGACCCATTTGCTGAAGAAACTCAAATAAATATCCGCTGCGATATTCTTGAGCCTTCAACTATGCAAGGTTACGAACGTGACCCACGTTCTGTCGCCCGTCGTGCAGAAGAATATTTAAAATCTACAGGTATTGGTGATGAAGTTTACTTCGGCCCAGAGCCTGAATTTTTCTTATTCGATGACGTGAAGTTCCATACTGATATGGCGGGTTCTTTCTACAAGATAGATTCAGCTGAAGCTAAATGGAACTCAGGTGCTGATTTCGAAGGCGGCAACATGGCCCACCGTCCTGGTGTTAAAGGCGGTTATTTCCCAGTTCCTCCTGTTGATTCCGCCCATGATACTCGTGCTGCAATGTGTATGGTCATGGAAGAAATGGGACTAACGGTTGAAGCTCATCACCATGAAGTAGCGACTGCCGGTCAAAACGAAATCGCTTGTCTGTTCAATACATTGGTTAAAAAAGCGGATGAAATTCAGATATATAAGTATGTGGTGCATAATGTGGCACATGCTTATGGTCAAACAGCTACCTTTATGCCTAAGCCACTAGTTGGGGACAACGGCTCTGGTATGCATTGTCACCAATCTATTAGCAAAGATGGCAAAAACGTTTTTGCTGGTGATAAATATGCAGGCATGTCTGAAGAGGCTCTTTTCTACATTGGTGGTATCATCAAGCATGCGCGCGCTATTAACGCCTTTGCAAACGCTTCAACCAACTCTTATAAGCGTTTAGTCCCAGGGTTTGAAGCACCCGTTATGTTGGCTTATTCTGCCCGTAACCGTTCAGCTTCAATTCGTATCCCGCACGTGACAAGCGAGCGTGCCCGCCGTATCGAGGTTCGTTTCCCTGATCCAACTGCCAACCCATACTTAGCCTTTAGTGCTATGTTGATGGCTGGTCTAGATGGGATTAAAAACAAAATTCATCCTGGCGATTCAATGGATAAAGACTTATACGATCTTCCTGCTGAAGAAGCGGCTGAGATCCCAACGGTTGCAAGTTCACTTGAGCAAGCCCTTGATGCACTTGATACCGATAGAGAGTTCTTAACTGCCGGTGGTGTAATGACTGACGATATGATCGATGCTTATATCGATTTGAAACGTGAAGAAGTTACTTTGCTAGCCATGACAACTCATCCGATTGAGTTTGACATGTACTACAGCGTTTAA